Genomic DNA from Bacillaceae bacterium S4-13-56:
CTTTTTATTACACATTCATAAAATTTAAGATTATAATGAATTAAATCATAGGTACTACAAATATATTAATTTTTTAAAAGAGGAGGTCAATGGAATGAGAGGTAAAACTTTAATAATAGCACTTTATTTAGTTGTTTTATTTGCCCTTGTTGGTGTAACAATATGGAATCTAAACCAAGATGGGGAGTCTACTCAAGAAGAGACAAGCAATCAAACAGAAAAAGCAAATTCTGACGATGAAACAACAAAAGAGGAACAAAATAATAACTCAAATCAGGAAGATGAAGGAAACAATTATGAAGTATATACCTACCAGGAATATACGAGAAGTGAAGCACCCGCTTTTACTGGCGAAGAACTTTTTGATCTTCCAACCAAAAACTGGATTACAAATGGTGGGAATGTTAGGAATGAAAGATATTCTCCACTCGACCAAATTAATGCTGATAATATTGCTGATTTAAAAGCGGAGTGGGTAACAAGTTTAGGCTCCGGAAGTGCAACTAAATATTCTGGAGAAGCTACTCCGCTTGTATATGACGGCGTAATGTTCGTTGTAACAGGAGAAAACAATGTGTCTGCGATTGATGTCACAACAGGGGATAAAATTTGGGAGTATGTACCTCATATTGCAGAAAAATTGGATACCGTTTGTTGTGGATGGACGAGTCGAGGAGTAGCCCTTGGAGATGGAAAAGTGTATGTTGGTTTACTTGATGCAAGACTAGTCGCCCTTGATCAAAAGACTGGAGAAGTCGTATGGGAAACAGAAGTAGCTCAATGGGAAGAAGGATATACGATTACTAGTGCTCCATTGTATTATGACGGTAAAGTTTATACTGGAGTTTCTGGTGGAGAGTATGGAATTCGCGGACGCCTAACAGCCTATGATGCCGATTTAGGAAGAGAAATTTGGCGGTTTTATACGATTCCAGGTCCAGAGGAAGTTGGACATGATACATGGCCGGCTGATAATAAAGCATGGTTAACTGGAGGTGCACCAGTTTGGCAAACTCCAGCAGTTGACCCTGAATTAAATATGATTTATTTTGCAGCTGGAAATACGTCTCCTGACTTGGATGGCTCAAATCGAGAAGGAGATAACTTATTTTCTGATTCCATTCTGGCTTTAGATGCTACAACTGGAGATTATAAGTGGCACTTTCAAGAAGTTCACCATGATATCTGGGACCTTGACCCAGCAAGCCCTGTTATTTTGTATGATGTCGAAATGGACGGCGAAATGAAAAAAGGAATAGCTCAAGCTGGTAAAACGGGTTGGGTATACTTTTTAGATCGAACAAATGGAAACCCATTGGTAGGGATTGAAGAAAAAGAAGTACCACAAAATGAAAATCAAAAAACCTCTCCTACGCAGCCTTATCCAAAAGGAGATGCGTTTGTACCACAAACGGTTACTCAAGAAGATGTGGAAAGAGATTTTCCTAAAGAATTTAATGGTAAAATAGGTAATATTTTCACCCCATTCTGGGATGAACCTGTAACCGTAAGACCGTCTCCACAAGGGGGAGCAAACTGGCCACCATCTGCGTTTAATCCAGATACGGAATATTTTTATGTGTTAGGCAATGTCAACTATTTTTCCTTAAACCATGAACAAAGTTCTCAGGAATTTTCAGAAGGTGACGAGTACCTTGGTAGTGTTTGGCAGCCAGTTTCAAATACACCAATGGGAGGAACTGTTTCTGCGATTGACGTGAAGACAAATAAAATTGTTTGGCAAGATAAATGGGATGCCATTGCCTATAGTGGTATTTTAACTACGAAAGGAAATCTGGTTTTTGCAGGACATAATGATGGACGATTACTTGCTTATGATGCGAAAACGGGAGATAAACTATGGGAATTCATGACCAACGCTGGAGTGAATGCACCTGCCATGACTTATGAAGTCGATGGAAAGCAATATATTTCTGTATATGCAGCAGGAAATGCTTTAGCTGGGTCTAAGCATGGAGATCGTATTTATACTTTCTCTCTTGATGGAACCATTGAGTCAGGAGAAGAAATTGATGTTAAGGAGCAACAGCCAGAAGGTACTGATAAGATAGAAGCGGATGGCACAGAAGGCACTAAACATGCTGGAGAAACAACAGATATTGCATCTGGCCAAACTATTTTTGAAAATAACTGTCTAGCTTGTCACGGAAAAGAAGGGGTGGGTGGCCACAATGGACCAAACTTAAGGGAAAGTCTAATTGCTGCCGATAGAGATAAGTTATCGAATCAAATTAAAAATGGTAGTGGGGGAATGCCTCCATTTGAGGGCGTTCTTTCCGAGGATGAAATACAATCCTTAGCAGATTATATTTTGGAAAAAGTCGTACCACAAGAATAAATAAAAAAAGTGTCAGGATCATCTATGCTTAACGTGGCCTGGCACTTTTTTCTTTGACTCTTCTTTATTTGGTGATCGTCTAATGGGCGTCAGGGATTGGGTGTGACTATTTTACAGAATAAGCAAGGTTATAAATAAAGAGAGGGAATCAAAAATCTTAAGCCTGCCAATAGACGAGGCGATAGAATGGTGAGGAATTTAATCGTCTGTCTTATGATTATGTTAAAAATTGGGCGTAGCTAGAGGATATTATCAAAGATAAGTTTTCAACCATTTATTTACTCAACTTTCGCACCAAGAAAAATGTGCCTAAAGTAACTAGCTGTATGGCTAGTAGTTGTTGAAGTATGACCCTTGACAGGAAAAACTATCATAAAAAACACCTCAATGTTTGGTATAGTGTAATTGACAAGAAAACACTACCAATACAGAAGAGGTGTCTCCCATATAATAGCGAATAAAAACTCAAAGATGCAACTACCAAATGAACATTCTTCAATTTTAAAGAGTTAAATGTGTTTAAACATCTGACCTCGATTGTGCTGTGGCATTACAGCAATTAATCGAGCTTCTTGAAGATGCTTTAAAAAACAGCAACAAACTGATCAAAAGTCAACTACAACAATGGATCGCAGGCTTACCCAACTATATCAAGGCATACCTACCTGTTTCAGTCTGCAAAAGTTGAGTTAGTAAAATATACTGAAATCATTAATGGTAAACAAATAAATGGAACTTACTTATTATCAATAGATAAAATGTAAGCAACTAGAGAGGGTTTGTGACTTGAGTTGGTCTAAGAAACTTTTTATATTAGTCACGTTTGTTTTAATTAATGGTTTGGTCATCTATTATTGGAACGTTTTGAATGAAGAAACTGTAGTCAAAAGAGGTGAGGTTAACCTCTCACAATCAGAGTTTTTTGAGAAAGGTTACATTGAACTGAATGGAGAATGGGAGTTTTACTGGGAAAAATTGTTAAGACCCGAAGATTTCAACCAACAAAATGAAGAGATAGATTATACACTTGTTCCAGGAAATTGGAGTCAAGATCTTCATGGTAATCAGTATGAAAATAAAGGCTTTGCTACTTATCGTATGGTAATAAACGAAATTCCTAATGAATTATATTTTGGTTTAAAAAAATCGAATATTCGTAATGCAAGTAAAATTTACATAAATGGAGAGATTGTGTTAGAAGATGGGCATGTTTCACAATCGATTGAAGATAGCATACCAGGAAATAATTCGGAAATTATTTATTTTGAATTGCATGATGAAACGGCTGAAATTATTATCCATGCTTCTAATCATGAATATATCGTTGGTGGTATTTCCAAACCAATTCTATTTGGGTTGCAACAAAAACTAATAAGCTATCAACTACAAACGATTATGTTTGAATTCGCTATGCTAGTAGTAGTATTTATCGTCGGTATCATTTATATTATTTTGTATTTTACAAGCAGGCACTACCGTATGATGGAACCTGCAACTTTTGCGTTAGCCTTAAGTTGCCTATCCTTTGGAGTGATGGGTGGTATATATAGTGAACGCATTATTACCATTATAATTCCAGACCTAACCTTAAATTCAACCTTCCGATTTGGCCATATCGTCAGTGCTTTATCTGTCATATTTGTGTTGCATGTTGTCAATAAAATTAATGATGATTTTCTCTCAAACCGATTGAAAACTATTATTTCTGCCACTTTTGGTCTTTTCATTCTTCTTGTATTAATCTTACCGTTAAGCCTTTATTTAAGCACATTAAACTTTTATTTGTTTTTTGTCGTAGGTGTATTTTTATGGATTTGGATAAAAGTTTTCCTAATGTATTTTAAAAAACAAGATAAGGGGATCGAGAAAGTTGAGCATAATACGCTGATTGTTGCGATATTTAGTGTGTTCCTATTTTGGTTTGATCTCATGCTCTATAGTATTGGCATTAAAGCAGACATGGGAGTAGCATTTTTTTGTATGGCGATTTACAGTATTGCTTTAGCCACGTTATTAATCTATCGATATACCCTCTACTACAAAAAAAGTGAAGAACTATCCAAAGAATTACTTCAAACGTTAGATGTATTGACAGAGAGATCAAATGAGGTTAAAGAAAATGAATTAGCGTTTTTACAAGCTCAAATAAAACCGCATTTTTTGTTTAATGCCTTAAATGTGATTTCTTCTATGATATTAAAGCGTTCAGATGAAGCATATGAGCTAGTGTTATCATTGAGTGATTATTTGCGAGCAAAATTTGATTTTTATAATAAAGAGAAGTGGATCAGTATTAGAGATGAATTAGGTTTCATCTATTCCTATCTTGATATCGAACAAGCTCGTTTTGAAGAACGCTTAAAGGTGGACATTCAATTAAATGAAGATATAGATTTTGTTGTGCCACCGTTATTAATTCAACCCTTAGTAGAAAACGCTGTTCGACACGGTGTGAATATGAAAAAAGAAGGTGGGACAGTCTCGATTCATATTACAAAAATACAACAAGGTCACCTTATTAAGGTGAGTGATGATGGAGTAGGAATGACTGAAGAAAAGATACGAGTTATATTAGATCAAACATTTTCAAATGGGGATGGAATTGGATTGCAAAATATTCAAAATCGTATGCATCGTTTATTCGGGACGGGATTACAAATTGAAAGTTCACTAGCAAAAGGAACAACGATTTCAGTAATAATACCTAATCGGAGGATATACCAAAATGAAATTACTCATGATTGATGATGAACGAATGGCTATTGAACATCTAAAAACAATTCTTGAAAAAAGTCAGCAAGTGGAACTTAATGACGTAGCAACTTTTGTATCCCCAAGTGACGCTCTACAATGGGCCAAAAAAGAGCAAGCTGATGTAGCATTTGTGGATATTGAAATGCCAGAAATGAATGGATTGGTTTTAGCAGAAAAATTAAAAATCATGCAGCCTCATCTAGAAATTATCTTTGTCACAGCTTTCCAAGAATATGCGGTGGAAGCATTTGAACAATATGCATTAGACTATTTGCTTAAACCAGTCCGCCGTGAGCGAATGCTAACAACATTAAACCGAATCAATACTAGATTGGAAGAGAAAAATTCGATGGTAAAATCTCGTGAAACGGTTAGCATTAATTTATTAGGAAACTTAACCATTCAAAAAGGGGATCAAGATATTGATTTGAAATGGCGTTCTGGTAGAGTAAAGGAGTTATTTGCTCTTTTATTGCATTCTCGCCAGAAGCCCATTTCTAAATATGATATTATTGATCATCTTTGGCCAGATTTTTCAGACGAAAAAGCTATCACTCACTTACATATGACTATCTATCGTTTGCGACAATTATTACAAACACATCAATTAGATGTAGTAATTAAATTTCAAGATGAATCCTATCAATTAAGTTTAGGCGCAGCAATTGTCGTTGATGTTGATCAGTGGCATCAACATTTAAACCGACATCCTACTGTGACCTCAGGTAATATCAAAGCATGTATTGATGCCCTACATTTAAAACAGGGACGCTATATGCAGAATCTAGATTATAACTGGGCGGATAATGAACAAGCCTATCTTGAAAAAAGTTATACAAATCGATTAATGGACATCGCTCGGTTTTTGTCAGAATCCAAGCAATATGATGAAGCTATCAAGTATTATGAAGAAGCATTTCAATTAAATAGCTATGACGAGCAAATAATGATTGAGCTATTCCAGTTGTATGCACTAAAACAGCGCAATGCCGATATTGAAAGATTCTATAAAGAGATCAAGCATATCTATCAAGAGGAGCTTGTAACTCCAATGAGTAAGAAGATAGAACGGTGGTTTCGAAATTGGCAAAAAAAATTGGAATAAACTTAAATATATTAAAAATGTAGTCCTTTGGCTATGTGAGACTGCATTTTTTATGAGCAAAAATATCGAATTCTTTATGATTTATTGCTCCAAATATAACTGCGTTTTGTAGGAACATAGACTTATGTTAAGTCTATGTAGAGTGCTAATAAATATACTTATTGTAGAAAAAAGTAGAAAAAGTAGTAAAAATAGAAAAGGCAGAATACTATATATTTTTTACATAATGAATTTGGAGGGGTTTTATGAACAAGCGACATAGAAAACAATGGAACAAATGGATTAGCGTGTGGCTAATTTTCGGATTATTTGTTTCGATGATGCCAATTTCACCAAATCAAGTAGTGGCAAACACGTCGGAAACCATATCGACGGAGCCAATTACTATTGCGCAGGGAAGTAATGATTTAGGTGTTAATGATTCTTTTGATGCAAGTTTTTGGAATATCGGTCATGATGCTAGCATTCTAGCAGATCGTATTCAATTAACTCCGGCCCAAGGGGGAAAGAAAGGTTTTGCTTATTTCAATGATAGTATTCGTTTAAGTGAAGATTTATCATTTAATGCGAAATATACGTTTAACATATC
This window encodes:
- a CDS encoding histidine kinase; this translates as MSWSKKLFILVTFVLINGLVIYYWNVLNEETVVKRGEVNLSQSEFFEKGYIELNGEWEFYWEKLLRPEDFNQQNEEIDYTLVPGNWSQDLHGNQYENKGFATYRMVINEIPNELYFGLKKSNIRNASKIYINGEIVLEDGHVSQSIEDSIPGNNSEIIYFELHDETAEIIIHASNHEYIVGGISKPILFGLQQKLISYQLQTIMFEFAMLVVVFIVGIIYIILYFTSRHYRMMEPATFALALSCLSFGVMGGIYSERIITIIIPDLTLNSTFRFGHIVSALSVIFVLHVVNKINDDFLSNRLKTIISATFGLFILLVLILPLSLYLSTLNFYLFFVVGVFLWIWIKVFLMYFKKQDKGIEKVEHNTLIVAIFSVFLFWFDLMLYSIGIKADMGVAFFCMAIYSIALATLLIYRYTLYYKKSEELSKELLQTLDVLTERSNEVKENELAFLQAQIKPHFLFNALNVISSMILKRSDEAYELVLSLSDYLRAKFDFYNKEKWISIRDELGFIYSYLDIEQARFEERLKVDIQLNEDIDFVVPPLLIQPLVENAVRHGVNMKKEGGTVSIHITKIQQGHLIKVSDDGVGMTEEKIRVILDQTFSNGDGIGLQNIQNRMHRLFGTGLQIESSLAKGTTISVIIPNRRIYQNEITHD
- a CDS encoding response regulator — protein: MKLLMIDDERMAIEHLKTILEKSQQVELNDVATFVSPSDALQWAKKEQADVAFVDIEMPEMNGLVLAEKLKIMQPHLEIIFVTAFQEYAVEAFEQYALDYLLKPVRRERMLTTLNRINTRLEEKNSMVKSRETVSINLLGNLTIQKGDQDIDLKWRSGRVKELFALLLHSRQKPISKYDIIDHLWPDFSDEKAITHLHMTIYRLRQLLQTHQLDVVIKFQDESYQLSLGAAIVVDVDQWHQHLNRHPTVTSGNIKACIDALHLKQGRYMQNLDYNWADNEQAYLEKSYTNRLMDIARFLSESKQYDEAIKYYEEAFQLNSYDEQIMIELFQLYALKQRNADIERFYKEIKHIYQEELVTPMSKKIERWFRNWQKKLE
- a CDS encoding PQQ-binding-like beta-propeller repeat protein; protein product: MRGKTLIIALYLVVLFALVGVTIWNLNQDGESTQEETSNQTEKANSDDETTKEEQNNNSNQEDEGNNYEVYTYQEYTRSEAPAFTGEELFDLPTKNWITNGGNVRNERYSPLDQINADNIADLKAEWVTSLGSGSATKYSGEATPLVYDGVMFVVTGENNVSAIDVTTGDKIWEYVPHIAEKLDTVCCGWTSRGVALGDGKVYVGLLDARLVALDQKTGEVVWETEVAQWEEGYTITSAPLYYDGKVYTGVSGGEYGIRGRLTAYDADLGREIWRFYTIPGPEEVGHDTWPADNKAWLTGGAPVWQTPAVDPELNMIYFAAGNTSPDLDGSNREGDNLFSDSILALDATTGDYKWHFQEVHHDIWDLDPASPVILYDVEMDGEMKKGIAQAGKTGWVYFLDRTNGNPLVGIEEKEVPQNENQKTSPTQPYPKGDAFVPQTVTQEDVERDFPKEFNGKIGNIFTPFWDEPVTVRPSPQGGANWPPSAFNPDTEYFYVLGNVNYFSLNHEQSSQEFSEGDEYLGSVWQPVSNTPMGGTVSAIDVKTNKIVWQDKWDAIAYSGILTTKGNLVFAGHNDGRLLAYDAKTGDKLWEFMTNAGVNAPAMTYEVDGKQYISVYAAGNALAGSKHGDRIYTFSLDGTIESGEEIDVKEQQPEGTDKIEADGTEGTKHAGETTDIASGQTIFENNCLACHGKEGVGGHNGPNLRESLIAADRDKLSNQIKNGSGGMPPFEGVLSEDEIQSLADYILEKVVPQE